From Glycine soja cultivar W05 chromosome 4, ASM419377v2, whole genome shotgun sequence, the proteins below share one genomic window:
- the LOC114408776 gene encoding uncharacterized protein LOC114408776, with amino-acid sequence MDISSSQYNSAGESGWTHYLDHSSLSESYFQMRGGIEDHGGKGARVEEEEEDLSMISDASSGPQHYHEDDGQHYCVNWYPSTSHYTKESEKKKNNNKKAKEYGNNQHPSPLDDTASSPVLNCPKKKASFSGNGAVENALDFPPCFSGTKIKKKSKFQKHFSFFERSLGGKQASEEPGGFDEGWK; translated from the exons ATGGATATATCAAGTTCACAATACAATAGTGCTGGTGAATCTGGCTGGACACATTACTTGGATCATTCCTCTCTTTCTGAAAGTTATTTCCAGATGAGAGGTGGGATAGAAGACCATGGAGGAAAGGGAGCAAGAgtggaggaagaggaagaagatttGTCTATGATCTCTGATGCTTCATCTGGTCCTCAACATTACCATGAAGATGATGGTCAACACTACTGTGTAAATTGGTATCCTTCTACTTCTCACTACACCAAAGAatcagaaaagaagaagaacaacaacaagaaggCCAAAGAATATGGTAACAATCAACATCCTTCACCTCTTGATGACACTGCCAGTTCCCCTGTTCTTAACTGTCCCAAG AAGAAAGCCAGTTTCTCAGGGAATGGAGCAGTGGAAAATGCACTAGATTTTCCCCCATGTTTCTCGGGAACAAAAATAAAG AAAAAGTCTAAATTCCAGAAGCACTTCAGTTTCTTTGAGCGTTCTCTTGGTGGAAAACAAGCTTCAGAGGAACCAG GTGGTTTCGATGAAGGatggaaatga